In a genomic window of Acropora muricata isolate sample 2 chromosome 2, ASM3666990v1, whole genome shotgun sequence:
- the LOC136896974 gene encoding calcium-independent protein kinase C-like: MVGFTGYVKLKVIGATDLKPAILAQRRLGGLKSIDPYVSLNVDDVHIARTSSKQKTSTPIWNEEFEQEIENGDKLGITVFHDAIMGPDPFVADSSVPFEEIMNSGVKGFSDIWISLEPEGKLHLHIELRPAIQDKEIRVFKERESGIKGRRGAMRRRVHQISGHKFMAVWLRQPTYCCHCKDFIWGVFNKQGYQCQVCTCVVHKRCHLEVVSQCPGVKQDMTEVFPHEEMNALSRSTTGSWRFKVNVPHRFAEHNYMRPTFCDHCGSLLYGLFRQGMQCSDCKMNVHIRCQKNVANNCGLNAKEMAQILKDMGTTGNKLTESMRVKKPSIQYNGSNAKTEKKTKGLDPPPIKPDNLETSPGVRRRQKKFGLSDFKFIKVLGKGSFGKVLLAERKGCDEIYAVKILKKETVLQDDDVECTMIERRVLTISAGHPYLTALYCSFQTEDRLFLVMEYVNGGDLMFQIQKARKFNEERSRFYAAEVVLALQYLHQNGVIYRDLKLDNVLLDKDGHIKLADFGMCKENMKPGGYTNTFCGTPDYIAPEILQEKPYGFSVDWWALGVLMYEMMAGQPPFEADNEDDLFESIKHDDVLYPVWLSKEAVSILKGFMTKNCTKRLGCTASGEQSILDHPFFRDIDWYKLEARQITPPFKPTIRSKTDVRNFDTDFTREEPKLTPTDKNVLANINQEEFKDFSFINAKFANDGNLV; the protein is encoded by the exons ATGGTAGGCTTCACTGGCTACGTAAAGCTGAAGGTGATTGGAGCAACTGATCTGAAACCTGCGATTTTGGCTCAAAGACGTCTAGGTGGACTTAAATCTATCGACCCCTATGTATCTTTAAACGTTGACGACGTACATATAGCACGGACATCATCCAAGCAAAAAACTTCGACGCCAATCTGGAACGAAGAGTTTGAACAGGAAATAGAAAATGGAGATAAATTAGGGATAACCGTATTTCACGACGCTATCATGGGGCCGGATCCATTTGTTGCAGATTCATCGGTGCCTTTCGAAGAGATAATGAACTCAGGAGTCAAAGGATTCTCCGATATCTGG ATTTCTCTTGAGCCCGAAGGAAAATTGCACCTACACATTGAACTAAGGCCTGCCATTCAAG ATAAGGAAATAAGGGTTTTCAAGGAACGAGAGAGCGGCATTAAAGGACGTAGAGGGGCTATGAGACGTCGAGTACATCAGATTAGCGGACATAAATTTATGGCAGTTTGGCTCAGACAGCCTACGTATTGCTGCCATTGCAAGGATTTCATTTG ggGAGTGTTTAACAAGCAGGGCTACCAATGCCAAG TGTGCACTTGTGTCGTTCACAAACGATGTCACTTGGAGGTGGTGTCTCAGTGCCCAGGAGTCAAACAGGATATGACAGAAGTCTTTCCTCACGAGGAAATG AATGCCCTTAGTAGATCAACCACTGGTTCCTGGCGTTTCAAAGTCAATGTACCACACAGATTTGCTGAACATAACTACATGAGACCAACATTCTGTGACCATTGTGGGTCTCTTCTGTATGGACTCTTTCGACAAGGGATGCAGTGTTcag ATTGCAAAATGAATGTTCATATCAGATGTCAAAAAAATGTAGCAAACAACTGTGGCCTTAATGCAAAAGAGATGGCACAGATTCTTAAAGACATGGGAACTACGGGAAACAAGCTGACAGAATCCATGAGAGTTAAAAAG CCATCAATTCAATACAATGGATCAAATGCTAAGACTGAGAAAAAAACCAAGGGCCTTGATCCACCGCCAATAAAACCTGATAACTTGGAAACCTCACCTGGAGTACGGAGACGGCAGAAGAAGTTTGGACTGTCTGATTTTAAGTTTATTAAAGTTTTAGGAAAAGGAAGTTTTGGCAAG GTACTGCTAGCCGAGAGAAAAGGATGTGATGAAATTTATGCTGTTAAAATCTTAAAGAAGGAGACAGTTCTTCAAGATGATGATGTAGAATGCACAATGATTGAAAGACGAGTATTAACAATATCAGCTGGCCATCCCTACCTTACGGCACTCTATTGCAGCTTCCAAACAGAG GATCGATTGTTCCTTGTGATGGAATATGTAAATGGTGGGGACTTGatgtttcaaattcaaaaagcaagaaaattcaATGAAGAGAGATCTAG attttatgCTGCTGAGGTAGTGCTTGCACTTCAGTACCTTCATCAAAATGGTGTTATTTATAG GGATTTAAAACTGGACAATGTTCTACTAGACAAAGATGGACACATCAAGCTGGCTGATTTTGGAATGTGCAAAGAAAACATGAAACCAGGAGGCTATACAAACACTTTCTGTGGAACACCAGACTACATTGCACCCGAG ATTCTTCAAGAAAAACCTTATGGCTTCTCTGTGGACTGGTGGGCATTGGGTGTACTCATGTACGAAATGATGGCGGGACAG CCTCCGTTCGAAGCTGATAACGAAGACGACCTTTTCGAGTCCATAAAACACGATGATGTACTGTACCCTGTTTGGCTTTCGAAAGAAGCTGTATCAATATTAAAAGGA TTTATGACgaaaaattgcacaaaaaggCTTGGTTGCACAGCTAGTGGAGAACAGAGCATTCTGGATCATCCGTTCTTTAGGGACATAGACTGGTACAAGTTAGAAGCGAGGCAGATAACGCCGCCGTTCAAACCaacaata CGTTCAAAAACAGATGTAAGGAACTTCGACACAGATTTTACCAGAGAAGAACCTAAGCTTACGCCAACTGACAAGAATGTCCTCGCAAACATTAACCAAGAGGAATTCAAGGATTTCAGCTTCATCAATGCTAAATTCGCGAACGATGGTAACCTTGTATGA